The genomic DNA CGCGAGGAGGCGGCGTCCGGCGGTCACAAGCCGGGCGACGACGACGATACCGACCGGGTGCGCACCGCGCGCGAGCTGGAGACGGTTTACGACATCCCGGTCCAGGTCTCGGCGGTGCTCGGCAAGTCGCAGATCCAGGTGGCCAATTTGCTACGCCTCGGCCCCGGCGCCATCGTCGAGCTCGACCGCAAGGTCGGCGAGCCGATCGACATCTTCGTCAACAACCGCCTGGTCGCGCGCGGCGAGGTCGTCGTGGTCGACGACCGTCTCGGCGTGACCATGACGGAAATCATCAAGTCGGACCGCTCGTAAGCGGCC from Alphaproteobacteria bacterium includes the following:
- the fliN gene encoding flagellar motor switch protein FliN, giving the protein MSDDGDLVLDNLDDDEGEMDMAAAMAEMAREEAASGGHKPGDDDDTDRVRTARELETVYDIPVQVSAVLGKSQIQVANLLRLGPGAIVELDRKVGEPIDIFVNNRLVARGEVVVVDDRLGVTMTEIIKSDRS